From the genome of Capsicum annuum cultivar UCD-10X-F1 unplaced genomic scaffold, UCD10Xv1.1 ctg2695, whole genome shotgun sequence, one region includes:
- the LOC107854614 gene encoding receptor kinase-like protein Xa21, which translates to MKFYASSCKIRGRIPIEVGNLSSLLDLDLSGNNLVESIPTSIGKLRSLQRFVLTNNKLTGTIGDNFCKLQRLDAIYFSQKQLSGSLPYCLGNITSLREIHVGSNKLSSNIPLSIGKLQDLVVLHLSSNKMVGSLPPEIGNLKAATQMDLSMNQFSNEIPREIGGLQNLAYLSLRHNKLQGPIPDSMSNMIGLEFLDLSHNNISGNIPKSLEKLQNLKYFNISINKLYGEIPSGGPFRNLSSEFFIYNEALCGSSRFSVPPCPTSAKHKSNRKKLLVLFLLLGLALLFVPISFVFVWIRYRQGKRVPQQDDSLSTITRERISYYALLQATDELSECNLIGSGSFGTVYKGVLRSGAVIAVKVFSLQLDAGFKSFDTECEVLRNLRHRNLVKVITSCSNLDFKALVLEYMSNGSLEKHLYSHNYFLDIRQRLSIMIDVACALEYLHHGSSSTVIHCDLKPSNVLLDENMVAHLSDFGISKLLGEDQSDLYTKTLATLGYIAPEYGLDGIVSTKCDVYSYGIMLLETFTRRKPNEFDGDLSLKQWASYSLPEAVMDIVDVNLVTPQGNQKELDVVASIMEVALDCCAESPARRTNMKDVVGMLQIKIQLLLAY; encoded by the exons ATGAAATTTTACGCCAGCAGTTGCAAAATCCGAGGGCGAATTCCAATTGAAGTTGGGAACTTAAGCAGCTTATTAGACCTTGATCTTTCTGGAAATAACTTGGTCGAATCAATTCCAACATCAATTGGCAAGTTGAGAAGCCTTCAGCGCTTCGTGTTGACTAACAACAAATTAACAGGAACTATTGGAGATAATTTTTGTAAATTGCAGCGTTTGGATGCTATTTACTTCAGTCAAAAGCAACTTTCAGGGTCTCTTCCTTATTGTTTAGGGAATATTACTTCCCTTAGGGAGATACATGTGGGCTCCAATAAATTGAGTTCCAATATACCACTAAGCATAGGGAAACTTCAAGATCTAGTGGTTCTTCACTTATCGTCAAACAAGATGGTAGGTTCTTTACCTCCagaaattggaaatctaaagGCTGCGACCCAGATGGATCTGTCGATGAATCAATTCTCAAATGAAATTCCTAGAGAAATTGGAGGCTTACAAAATTTGGCGTACCTTTCTTTGAGACATAACAAGTTGCAAGGACCTATACCTGACTCAATGAGCAACATgataggtttggaattcctagacCTTTCTCATAATAATATATCCGGAAACATTCCTAAGTCTTTGGAGAAACTTCAAAACTTgaagtatttcaatatttctatcaACAAATTGTATGGTGAAATACCCTCAGGAGGTCCTTTCAGGAACCTCTCGAGTGAGTTTTTCATCTACAATGAAGCATTGTGCGgttcttcaagatttagtgtcccACCATGCCCCACTTCAGCAAAGCACaaatcaaataggaaaaaattgCTTGTTCTATTTCTTCTGCTAGGACTTGCACTTCTATTTGTTCCCATCTCTTTTGTGTTCGTATGGATAAGGTATAGGCAAGGTAAAAGAGTTCCTCAACAAGATGATTCATTGTCCACCATAACAAGAGAAAGAATTTCATACTATGCATTGCTCCAAGCAACTGATGAGCTTAGTGAGTGTAATCTGATTGGTTCGGGAAGTTTTGGCACTGTTTACAAAGGCGTTCTCAGAAGTGGAGCTGTCATTGCAGTTAAAGTGTTCAGTCTGCAACTGGATGCGGGATTCAAGAGTTTCGATACAGAATGTGAAGTTTTACGGAACCTTCGCCATAGGAATCTCGTGAAAGTCATTACTAGTTGTTCCAATCTTGATTTTAAGGCTTTAGTGCTCGAGTATATGTCTAATGGAAGTCTTGAGAAGCATTTGTATTCGCACAACTACTTCTTAGACATAAGGCAGAGGCTAAGCATAATGATAGATGTGGCGTGTGCGTTGGAATATCTTCACCATGGGTCCTCATCGACTGTGATCCACTGTGATCTGAAGCCTAGTAACGTCTTGCTGGATGAGAATATGGTTGCCCACCTCAGCGACTTTGGCATTTCAAAACTGCTTGGTGAAGATCAGAGTGATTTGTACACTAAAACCTTAGCAACATTGGGGTATATTGCACCAG AGTATGGACTGGATGGAATAGTGTCTACAAAGTGTGACGTCTATAGTTACGGGATCATGTTGCTTGAAACGTTTACCAGGAGAAAGCCTAATGAGTTTGATGGAGATCTTAGCTTGAAGCAATGGGCAAGTTATTCACTCCCAGAAGCAGTAATGGACATTGTAGATGTCAACTTGGTAACACCACAGGGTAATCAGAAGGAGCTAGATGTTGTGGCTTCAATCATGGAAGTTGCATTAGATTGTTGTGCTGAATCTCCGGCAAGAAGGACAAACATGAAAGATGTTGTAGGGATGCTGCAgatcaagattcaacttcttcttgcatattga